The bacterium genomic sequence CCCTCGTGATCTCATGTTCCTTCTTTGCGGTTTCAATGATGAAAACCGCCTCTGGACTGAAGGTGGAGTGCTTTGACTTCACCTTTTTTCCTTTCAGCAAGCCTTTTCTTAATGGCATCACTCCCTCCTTTCTAGAACCTGTATAGCACGAGTGTCAGGTTATTGCAAAACACTTCAATACACAAACAACAAAAGTCCCGTAGGACATTCGGGCGATCAACTCACTGCGCGATTCCTTTTTTATTTAAACACACAATTTTCGTCTGTCGCATTATGAGCCTTTCTATATTCTTCCCACAGGCCAAGATACGCCTTCGTAATCCGCGGTCGATCTGCAAGATCGAATTCACCGAGATATTTATTTATTGTTTCCGGCTTTCCTTCAAACTCGACAAAAAAACCAAAAGGAAGCTCATCAAAAGAAATAACCATATCATCTTTTAGAACATTTTTTCGTTTCTTTTCAAAAATAATTTCTTTGCTAAAACCTAAAGATTTCAATATCTCTCTTAAAGTTTCGATATCTTTTTCTTCTTTTATTTTTACTTCCATTTCTTCTCGTTCAAAAAATTGAACGTTCTCTTTTGTTTTTCTTTTCACAGTTAAAATAATCTCTTTTTTCTCTCCTTCCACATATTTTATTCTCGGGAAAATGCCGTCCTTGATGTTTGAAAAATCTTCTTTGAAATAACCAAAGGTTCTTTCAAAATGAAAAACACCGAGACTTCTAGTGAGATTATTAAACTCTTTCGGCGTTAATTCGATTTTAACTTCTATTTCTTTTTTCATGTTTTTCTTCTTTTTCGTGATCATAATATGTTGGGTATTTTTCAGACATCGGGAACCTGTATTTTGTCGGGTCTTTCACTCCCGCCTCTTTATATCCCCTCCGCCGGTCCCAACAAGTGGGACAATCGCCGCATTCAATATCAAAGGATTTAACGCAGGTTCTTGCTTTGTGTAAGGGTACCCCGTTTTCGTAAGCCCATTTTATGAAGACATCTTTATCAAAATAATTTCCGAACTCCGTTTCTATTGGCAAAGATATAAACTGCCAAGTCCAGTCGTTCAGTATTTGGCAAAATAATATGTTCATCAACCTAACCCAAGTTTGAGAACAATGGTAGGAAAAATCCGAGCTCATATTAGAGGCGAAAACTGTTTTCACTTCAACCCCTATCGCTTTTAAGGAATAACCGTATTCCATTCCGGTCAAAAACACTATTGGTCCTCTTGCCGGATAAGATATATTGTGATTTAACGGAATATCATCCATCATTCTTTTTGTTTTTCTCAATAAATCTTTGTACTCCATTCCCGGTGTCATAACGGTTATCTCTTTGTAATTGTGGTAAA encodes the following:
- a CDS encoding 7-cyano-7-deazaguanine synthase, with the protein product MIKILNKQGKIKIKGKVNEDVSLLKIYSNILKGKRGYVVKMPKKGESVVVCLSGGQDSVANIGILLKEFGLNVYPFFINRGQSNYKYEKKAVNYFNRFYKRKFSKFYHNYKEITVMTPGMEYKDLLRKTKRMMDDIPLNHNISYPARGPIVFLTGMEYGYSLKAIGVEVKTVFASNMSSDFSYHCSQTWVRLMNILFCQILNDWTWQFISLPIETEFGNYFDKDVFIKWAYENGVPLHKARTCVKSFDIECGDCPTCWDRRRGYKEAGVKDPTKYRFPMSEKYPTYYDHEKEEKHEKRNRS